In Ensifer canadensis, a genomic segment contains:
- a CDS encoding TrkH family potassium uptake protein, with protein MNATLIRHAVHIAAILGLYLSVAMLVPAMVDLYYGHRDWQIFAVSAFMIGGLSAATFMATRMGPPPFSKKFGFLLVNLLWAVFSVVGAIPLWLSSLKLDFAQALFESVSAITTTGSTVIVGLDDAPPGLLVWRSLLCWLGGIGIVVLGLFIIPYLRVGGMSFFKMESSDTSDKPFARVASFSRAFLLIYISITVLCTIGYNMTGMNRFDAINHAMSTVATGGFSTHDASFGYFGSIPLLWTATFFMALCSLPFSILIVLVVRGRLDALRDPQIIVFLGYLSAFSIAVAIYHRLVSGVEFHLALAHSFFNITSILSTSGYASEDYSLWGPFVVMVAFIATFMGGCSGSTAGGIKAYRFVVLFNAIRSGLNKLIYPNAIYAVRYGNNTVDADTQRAIFLFFTTYILLWVLGSLGMGALGYDFITATSAVITCLSNVGPGLGSLIGPAGNFSTLQDPELYLLSLMMLLGRLEVLTVLVILTPIFWKH; from the coding sequence TGCTGTATCCGCCTTCATGATCGGCGGCCTTTCGGCAGCGACGTTCATGGCGACGCGCATGGGACCGCCGCCGTTTTCGAAGAAGTTCGGCTTTCTGCTGGTCAACCTGCTCTGGGCGGTATTTTCAGTCGTCGGCGCCATCCCGCTGTGGCTGTCTTCATTGAAGCTCGACTTCGCGCAGGCGCTGTTCGAATCCGTCTCCGCCATCACGACAACCGGATCGACCGTCATCGTCGGGCTCGACGATGCGCCGCCGGGACTGCTCGTCTGGCGCTCGCTCTTGTGCTGGCTCGGCGGCATCGGCATCGTCGTCCTTGGCCTGTTCATCATCCCCTATCTCCGGGTTGGCGGCATGTCGTTCTTCAAGATGGAATCCTCCGATACGAGCGACAAGCCGTTCGCTCGCGTCGCAAGCTTCAGCCGCGCATTCCTTCTCATCTATATCTCGATCACGGTTCTCTGCACGATCGGGTACAACATGACGGGCATGAACCGGTTCGACGCGATCAATCATGCGATGTCGACGGTGGCGACGGGCGGTTTCTCGACGCATGATGCGTCATTCGGCTATTTCGGCAGTATCCCGCTGCTCTGGACGGCGACCTTCTTCATGGCGCTCTGCAGCCTGCCGTTCTCGATCCTGATCGTGCTTGTCGTGCGCGGCCGCCTCGACGCGCTTCGCGACCCGCAGATCATCGTCTTCCTCGGCTATCTCTCGGCCTTCTCGATCGCCGTGGCGATCTATCATCGCCTCGTCAGTGGCGTCGAGTTTCACCTGGCGCTTGCACATTCCTTCTTCAACATCACCTCGATCCTTTCGACCAGCGGCTATGCGAGCGAGGACTACAGCCTGTGGGGTCCCTTCGTGGTGATGGTCGCTTTCATCGCAACCTTCATGGGCGGCTGTTCCGGATCGACTGCCGGCGGCATCAAGGCCTATCGCTTCGTGGTGCTCTTCAACGCCATCCGCTCGGGCCTCAACAAGCTCATCTACCCCAATGCGATCTATGCCGTACGTTACGGTAACAACACTGTTGATGCCGATACGCAGCGCGCGATCTTCCTGTTCTTCACCACCTATATCCTGCTGTGGGTGCTGGGCAGCCTCGGCATGGGCGCGCTCGGCTATGATTTCATAACCGCGACCTCAGCGGTCATCACCTGCCTTTCCAATGTCGGTCCCGGCCTCGGCAGTCTCATTGGCCCGGCGGGCAACTTCTCGACACTCCAGGACCCGGAGCTTTATCTCCTGTCGCTGATGATGTTGCTGGGTCGTCTGGAAGTGCTGACCGTTCTGGTGATTCTGACGCCGATCTTCTGGAAACATTGA